In the genome of Hevea brasiliensis isolate MT/VB/25A 57/8 chromosome 14, ASM3005281v1, whole genome shotgun sequence, the window TTAAAATAATTTCttacaatttttttattaaaaatatttaattaatatttaaaatttaaattttattactaatacataatatattatataatataattttttatttacttttaaattatatttttcatttaattaagtaattataCTATTCCCAATTGAATGAATCCGGCCGGCTTGAATCAACAAATCAGTTTGAATCACAGAAAGGGGTCGGGTTGGAATCCGTTGGGATAATCAACCATTGAATACCCGGTTCTAACCTTCTAATAGCCTCCACCCCTCGTTGTGGCCGAAACCTCCAGAACTTCCAGCCTCGCCGTAGACGTCTCAAACACTTGATATAGGCCAATCGCACGAAGTTGCACCAAAGCTTCACAGAtaatttctctctctttctctccttgTTTCTGTTGCTCACTGTTCTGCCAAACAAGGTAACTAAGTACTCagtttcttgtttctctccttcgtTGGACACGATTTGGGTCCTTGGGTCCAATTGGGGTTTTACATAATCAGCGATTTGGGTTACTGATATTCTTCGATGTAACAATAGTTCAACAAAAGATTTTCTCAATTCTGTTTATTGTAGTGGCATTACTGATCCTGCAGTGACTAATTTTCTGTCTCTTTTGAATCTTACGAAAGAATATTGATTTAGCATTTATGTTCTAGGGCGGAGCAATTCTGTTCACGAAGTTAAATATTCCCTAGAATATTAGATCATGTTAATGTATTATGAGGATTTCATGATTGAAAATAGTCATCCTCATTTTCTGGACGAAGTTGTTGCCCTTTATGTATTATATGTTAATATGATAATATTGTATACTTTGAACGCCATGTGTTTGAGAAATTGACTGTTTGAAATGGTTGGTATTTTAGTGCAGTGAAAGAGTTAGCTATGAGCAAGGAGACGCAGAAAAAACCTGGAGCTCATCAAATTGTCAGATTGGACAAGGCATTGAAATTGGTAAATCATTATCTTTAGTTTTTAATGCACTTGTGATTCGACTCTTTGCTTCTCCTTTTGATAATAACAGATAAGTgggctttttttctttttttcccccCTGTTTTAATGCTTGATATTACTGATGTGCAGGCTGAACAATGGGTTAATAACATGAGTAAAGGTATAGAGGATGAAACAACAGAAGTAGAACCAGAGGGCCGTCCTGATAGGTTCGTATAGCAAATTTTCAATTTCGATTGCATTTTTTGTTTCATTGAGATGTCTTACAGGTTTTCCATATTTTTTCTAGACTTGGACTTGGCGCCAAAGTTCTGCTTCAATCCAAAGTTAGACCCTTAAATGATCCTGTTGAAAGAAAGTTACATGCCAAGTTGGAAGCTGGAAAAAGAAAAGCTACGAAAAGTATTGAAGAGTCCCTCCCATCTACAAGAGGAGGAGGCAATGACAATGATGATGAAGACAGTGATGGAGATTTAGAAAGCAGAACCAGTGCATTTACCAAGAAGAGAGCAGGTCCTCCAACTTCATCTTTACAATTAAAGAAGAAACACAAGTAACTTTAAACCTTATCAAGATCGAATGTAATTGCTTATGCTTTCCACATTCTATAGTCCATGTAAACGGGATTGTTATCTTTTTAAATTTGATGTTCATAAAGGAATTTTGTTGGCCCCTTTAAAATATGTCATAACTTTCCTTAACGTCGCATACCTTGACTAATGAATTAAAACCACATATCATTTATTACATAGGTTTTTATTTCTATAGGATCCCTCATTTTGCACAGCTGCTTATTGGTTCCTTACAACTTGAAAATTGGGGGTTGggagaaaaaagagaaaagaggGGGAGGGGGGGAATGTATGGTTATGAGAAATGGAATTCTGTTTTTCCTCATAAGAATAAATAGTTTGGCATGTATTTTTTgttttttctcataacaatacaTAGTTTCGCATGTATTATTCTTGAAAATTCATTGTCCAACGTACTGATGATGGGAAGCGTATAAATATTGGCTGTATGGTCTTAACAGCACAGTTTTGACATGTTTTTCTATGTTTTAAGTCCTTATAATGATTTATCCAAAGCATGAGTTAACAGCTATTTTAAACCACATTAACTATGGGAAAAATACTGATTGGTTGTTTGCCTTCTCTGTCTATCAAATTTTTAAGCAGAAGCTAAAATTATATAGTATATAATTATGGCTTTTCCTTGTGTTGCTCGCTTTATGATAACAGGTGAAAATTTCATAGGTAAAACAACAAATTGAagagctattattattattttcaaaatatCCAGAGCTTTTCAGTAGTATGGGTGTGAGTTTCAGTGGAGTTGCCGTCAATGATATAGGGGTTGAACAGTGCTGTCATCAAGGTGTTGAAAGTGTTGAGTCCCATGAGTCCAGCCTCGATGTGGctcaaaggttttttttttttaattgggttTTGGAGATAGATGGTGAGAGATTGAGCTTGAAAGCCTACAATTTGATACTAGGGATTGCGATGCTAGTGGGCCTATTGAGATGTTTTGAGTTTAGTTGAAACCATGAAGCAAAATGGATCTGGTGTGTCACAAGGGGGCGTGGGATCATGAGTGGAGAAATTTGAGAAAGAATGATTACATAGTGATCATGATGGTGGATGCTTGCTATAAAATcactttcactatttatttttaacttttaatttttaaaatgtattttaaattttataaattaatttaaaaataattaattaattatttaaaattacttaaaattaatttttaaataatttaaatattaaaaaaatttaaaataacttattttattaaaatgataaaaagatatatataaaaaaataatattgataataatcCAATCAAATACTCACGTGCGCATCCAGTTTTTTCAGTCATTACAACGAGAAAAAATAGAATTTTGTTATGGCCCTATTAATAGTACGAGTACATATCATGCTGGGCCCATTTCTTTGCTTGCCCAAAAGCAGGTCGCTTTTGTAAGCAAATGGCCCAGTGGGGCTCTAAGAGCAGTTTATATGACTTGGATTCTGCGTCTTCTTTGCCCGTGACACGTAGTCAATTCATATATGCTTCCCGTGGCTACGGTTCGTTTTGGCCCTCATAGAAAGACTCCACTACATCCCATACCACATAGGTCGGGATGATCCATTACTCCAACTTACTGACACGTGGGAACAGTAGACGGTCCCACGAGTGCCCGTTAAGTTCGGTGCTGAATAGATTGATGGACAGGTGAGTGTCGGTGAGCGAGAGTCTTTTAAATTTTGTACTCTGGAGAGTGTGCGACGAAGCTCCTTAATTTGCTGGTGTATGTAATAACGAGTTTTATGTTGATGACGTGGCACATTACGGTGAAAGGACGCGTACTCGTCTCGCCGAAACGTCACAATCCTTTACTGGCAGCCTCCGAGAATTACTgagaaattattatattaataaacgtAAAATGACGATACTATccctgtattttaattaattgaattttattgTCTCCCATAATCacattgatatttttttttttttaaggaaatgGACCAAGCCAGTATTAATCGAATAATAATCAAGTGATACATAATGTTCATATTACATAgagatcaattttttttttttaatttgaagtttaatttataaactttatatttaaataatttattaaaaaaagaaattttctattatatttatcacgacccaacctatgtggACTAGAGGACGAGGGGTCCCTAaagcccgaggcccgtagtaagctgctcattaacccaactctaaggcccatttgggcccaatttcaagaaaccaaccataaaatggactttccaacggggagttttcgactcacccgacctgtaaacataataaatactcaattggggagctcagctcactctccacatactcatatcctcataaaaataaatgggagctcagctccttcatccaatccatcaaacatacatatcattatacgtttagaggtccaacataataataatattacagaccataatcaaataaatacttctaacacatgcggaaattctaggagtaaataaaattatacaaatattgataaacaacctgcgaaggagaaaagcaggttaaccaaaaataaaatccttgaaaaaatattgaacaggagtgagcgttcgactcagagagtaaaatatcaattttaaccataatctctataactatctaaaactaatgcaccctgtagagtgaaaatgcaatatcaacatcattttcacatcataacatcaaaaaggtaatttggagcactcacgcaccctgtagcatcaatcataacatatgggagctgatcccctatacagctctcttaaatccaaaagaactcaagcggactttcgcttaataaaccaaatcgaggatCAAGAACTCAAGCGGTGACTACCCTCAAGGATCGGGTCctgtgaagaactcaagccgtgactacccgtcctatccatagtccacaccacatcacacgcacgccaacgcacgcacactgctccaaattaccacaacaacatcatggcactttaacagttatcaatgtatcataaatcgtgcctagagtttaactatataaatatatgcatataagtgatgcatgggcatgctgaatatataataatatcgaaattacaattaaaattaatattttactcacagacttgacggtggtcactgaggcggaggaagaaggctgtcctggctcacctaacaattttattacaatcatttaatacaaatgactcaatacaaatcaagaaaagacccaatacgtcctaagtcatgccgaaaatccgacagagtctcccctatacctaggacctatccaacctgtaaaagggctcaaaacacacttctatatccacaatccatatatccacaactcaatcacatcacactctctcgggcccatcaaatcaatcatccatcacaatatgtaaaatttcaatttagtccttataattaatatttttgcaaaaactgctcaaataagctctaaaaattataaaactctaccccgcggtccttagaaatattactaagctattgcaaaaagaatcgtaatcttctaagctaccacgaatattttatggatttttaatcctatttaagcactagaaaattacgaaaaagcaaggttcgggtttacctttgccgattccgacttcgggaacgtgctcgggatgcctaacaatggtggggtagccaaaatctcgctccaattcgaagacttttcaaattcacagatccggacaactgtcgaatttccacgaattgaggatacctacacgaagcccaataataatatataaaaattaggggtattacaatattcaataaatcctttaataaaataaaaaattaaaaaatatttaattttaacaaaaatttaaatttaaaatgattttaatacaattaaattaaaaaaatcttcGATATTTTCAATGGACACATCTACCAAACCCATTTTGAAAAACACAAGAAACCTATAGGCTATAGCCCATAGATGTGGAAAATGAGAGTAATGTGAGTTGTTCTCCACTTACACCTTGATTTTGATTCACTAGTATATGCAGTAATTTTTAtggtaaaattaattttttttatcatttgattctcttaattttatattttcctATTAAAAGAATAcatctaatataaatttaattcatgagaatgaatttaataattattaaattaaatatttatatcaaaatttaaataaaaataattaaaaaatatatatatattatataaatatttaatttaataaatattaatttttttatcatttgattctcttaatttttctcaacttaataatattaataataattttaattcatttactaaagagaaatatatacatgtataccataaattattaattaattaattaataaaaatcaaaattattttacttatttgaatttaaattataaaatcaaataaatattataaatttatattaatcctTTTTTAAAAGGttttaaattaaagaaaaaccatgatatttttcttaaaaatactagaaaaattcctctttttttttttaccttaatCAGCAAAAATAAAGTAATTAACATGATTCaggtaattaataaattattaattaattaaaatttaaaaaaaaatacaaaaaataggTGCAACCTAGTCAAATGGGGTAGGCCAGGGGCAAAATTCAGCTCCAAACCAAACACTACGGAGGTGCAGGTAAAAGCCAAAAgccataaagagagagagagtataCCGTTGGGATTCTGACGTGGCAAACACCAGGATAAacgaaaaccgaaccaaacccaAACCGAAAACCGAACCTAAAAGGCCTAAGCttaaaaccaaaccaaaccaaactcCTTTTCTCTCTCACGAAGCGTTGCaaacaagaagaagaaaaagaaaagcagagtCCACCAGACGTTTCCATTCTCAGAAGCATTATATGTATAAACGCTCTCTCTGTCTTTCTCGCTCCCTACTTTCCTTAGATTTGAAAAGAATCAGATAACTCGCTATATGTTTTTATCTGTATATGCGCGTGTAGAGGGCGCGTGATTGTTTTCAATTTGAATTATGGCTACCGGAGTGGAATCGTCGTCGCCGGAGACTGGGAAGGTTGCGGTTGCGCTTGATTTTCCTCTGAGTGATACGCATTCGTTCACTTCTCCGCCTAGAATACCTAGCAGGCTTCGGAAAAGACTGTTGGAGGAGGCTAGGACTCCTAGTACTGTTGAAGAAATTGAAGCTAAACTTCGACATGCGGATCTTCGCAGACAggttaattaagaaaaattttcttttagtttttgtcttttaaattttaatttttgtaattaattctGTGAGGATTTCAAGTATGTTTGTATGTTGAAAATGTCTTGGAAAGTGAgagaaatttttattaattacgcttaaaaaaaaaaattcaatttctgACTTCACTGAGCAACTAGTTAAaagtcttttctctttttttctttccccTTTTTCCCTCAAAATTCTTATGAAAAAATGAATGATCTTTACTTAATTGTTTTCCTGTGATCActgattttacttaatttttttttggtgATAAACTATTTGAAAGcggtcttcctttttttttttttgtcttttttctttttatttggcATTATTAGAGAAGCATTTTTGCCTTTCAGGGTCAGTTGTGATGAAATTATAGCATCTTCTCTTAAGTTCTGTTATATTCTGAGAGAGTTGTTGTAATCTGTCGTTGGTTTTGGTTTGTAAGAAGGGAAAGACTTCATTTGTCAAAATTTAAGAATTTGCCAGTTGGGATTAATTCCAAATGAAAGATCCTTGGCCCATCCACTTCTCCCTCTTTTTTGGGATTTTTTTAATCCTTTACTTTGAATTTAAAAATACTCATCCTGTTAGGTAAGGATGTGGGTATTTGCTACTgttctcaatttttgtttttCACTTTTCACTTTTGGAGTTTTCCTTTgcacatggataataaataaatacaaaCTCATGACTGAATGTTTCTTTTAATGTGCTCTTTTCGTTTCGTCCTCTCCTCCATATGATGGTAAATTTCTTTTGCAGTTTTGTTTTTAGTCAGGTTCTGTTGAGAATGATTATTCGCAGGAAAAAGTCTATTTACTCACTGTCATTTGAAATAGTATTCATTACTGTTTTCCATAATATATTTGGTTTTTGTCAGTATTGATTTCCTCATAATGCAATCTGATTGTTTTTTTAATGGTTACTCATTCGAGTGCAGCAATTCTACGAGATGCTGTCAAGCAAGGCAAGACCAAAGCCTAGAAGCCCCTCACGGTCTTCATCTCAAGAGGAAGACCTTGGCCAACGTCTTGAAGCTAAGCTTCAAGCTGCAGAGCAGAAAAGGTATTGTTTTTTGAGGTGTCGGAGCTTGTTTATTTACTACTGATTAGGTTCATTAGACTCTTGATAAATATGTTGTTTAACAGTTTAAGCAAATAGTTTCTGCAACCAAACGTTGTTAGTTCATTGCTGGCATTCTAAAGGTTGTCCATGTGATTATTAAGTATCCCCACCACAGCATCATTATAGCCACAAGCTTTATACAGATTTTGTTGGGTTGATCATCTTACTTTGGTAATGGATGCTGACGTTGCTTCTTTTTTATTATTTGCTATTTGTTTTTCCTATACCTTTATGATTGTATCTTTTTTAATATCTCCCTAACTTTTGAAGAGGCTTCCCCATGAATTTATTTCTGGTTTTTTCTTTGTCCTCATTCAAACTCAGCTGCTTCTTGTCATTCTAAGAAATTCTTAGTTGTTATGTTGGATCAGAAGATTTATTTATGTTGGCAGAACATATGAAATCATCCTTAGATCTAAACATCTAAACCCATTCAATGGTTAAGTACTtgtggttttatgttacatttaggTGTTTTGCCAAGGTATATGTTTTCTGGTTCCACTTTAAGACTTGGTCACTCCGATTTAGTTAACTTTGAAGTGTTCTTTTCATGTCTGCATCTTTATTGGGCCTCCCTATGGTTGCTGCACTATCTTATGTTGCAATGTATGTTCTGGTTTGGACTGAAGCTTTAGTTTATTTGTATTGggaaaaatatattttacattttgCAGTTATCTACAATTTTAAGCTCATTTATTGGTATGATAGGTTGGACATTCTTGCAAAGGCCCAGATGCGACTAGCTAGGTTGGATGAGTTGCGTCAGGCAGCGAAAAGTGGGGCAGAATTGCGATTTGCTAGAGAAAGAGAGAGGCTTGGTACGAAAGTAGAATTGCGGGTTCAGCAAGCAGAAGCAAATAGAATGCTTATCCTCAAGGCTAATAGGCAAAGAAGTGCCAACCTAAAGGAGAGAATGTCCCAATCATTATT includes:
- the LOC110648897 gene encoding uncharacterized protein LOC110648897, producing the protein YRPIARSCTKASQIISLSFSPCFCCSLFCQTSAVKELAMSKETQKKPGAHQIVRLDKALKLAEQWVNNMSKGIEDETTEVEPEGRPDRLGLGAKVLLQSKVRPLNDPVERKLHAKLEAGKRKATKSIEESLPSTRGGGNDNDDEDSDGDLESRTSAFTKKRAGPPTSSLQLKKKHK